One Chryseobacterium indoltheticum DNA segment encodes these proteins:
- a CDS encoding bifunctional aconitate hydratase 2/2-methylisocitrate dehydratase, whose protein sequence is MNIYQDYIQEIEERKNQGLHPKPIDGADLLSAIIEQIKDTANEYRADSLKFFIYNTLPGTTSAAGVKAKFLKEIILGESVVEEITPTYAFELLSHMKGGPSIGVLLDLALGNDEATAKPAAEVLKTQVYLYDADTARLKASFESGNVIAKDILESYAKAEFFTKLPEVAEEIKVVTFIAGEGDISTDLLSPGNQAHSRSDRELHGKCMITPEAQDEIKMLQAQHPDASVMLIAEKGTMGVGSSRMSGVNNVALWTGKQASPYVPFVNIAPIVAGTNGISPIFLTTVDVTGGIGIDLQNWVKKVDENGNPVRNENGDIVLEEKYSVATGTVLTINTKEKKLYNGDVELKDISKSFTPQKLEFIKAGGSYAIVFGKKIQTFAAKTLGITAPTVFAPSKEISIEGQGLTAVEKIFNRNAVGVTEGKLLHAGSDVRVEVNIVGSQDTTGLMTSQELESMAATVISPIVDGAYQSGCHTASVWDKKAQANIPKLMKFMNDFGVITARDPKGEYHAMTDVIHKVLNDITVDEWAIIIGGDSHTRMSKGVAFGADSGTVALALATGEASMPIPESVKVTFKGDMKEHMDFRDVVHATQAQMLKQFDGENVFQGRIIEVHIGTLPADQAFTFTDWTAEMKAKASICISEDDTLIESLEIAKSRIQIMINKGMDNHNHVLQGLINKANKRIEEIRTGDKPALTPDANAKYYAEVVVDLDIIVEPMIADPDVNNDDVSKRYTHDTIRDLTFYGGEKKVDLGFVGSCMVHKGDLKIVSQMLRNLEQKNGKVEFNAPLVVAAPTYNIIDELKAEGDWELLEKYSGFEFNDNAPKGEARTQYENMMYLERPGCNLCMGNQEKAEKGDTVLATSTRLFQGRVVEDSERKKGESLLASTPVVVLSAIIGRIPNIDEYKAAVEGIDLTTFVPSIKELVTVGH, encoded by the coding sequence ATGAATATTTATCAGGATTACATCCAAGAAATCGAAGAAAGAAAAAATCAGGGGCTTCACCCAAAACCAATTGACGGCGCAGATCTATTAAGCGCAATTATTGAGCAGATTAAAGATACAGCAAACGAATATAGAGCTGATTCTCTTAAATTTTTTATTTATAATACTTTGCCGGGTACCACAAGTGCTGCAGGCGTAAAGGCTAAGTTTTTAAAGGAAATTATTCTTGGCGAATCTGTGGTTGAAGAAATTACTCCAACTTACGCTTTCGAATTACTATCTCATATGAAAGGTGGACCTTCAATTGGGGTTTTACTTGATTTAGCTTTAGGAAATGATGAAGCAACTGCAAAACCGGCTGCTGAAGTTCTTAAAACTCAGGTTTACTTATACGATGCTGACACAGCACGTTTGAAAGCATCTTTCGAATCTGGTAATGTAATCGCTAAAGATATTCTTGAAAGCTATGCAAAAGCAGAGTTTTTTACTAAACTTCCGGAAGTTGCAGAAGAAATTAAAGTAGTAACATTCATCGCTGGTGAAGGTGATATTTCAACAGATTTATTGTCTCCCGGAAATCAGGCACACTCTCGTTCTGACAGAGAACTTCACGGTAAATGTATGATCACACCTGAAGCGCAGGACGAAATCAAAATGCTTCAAGCTCAACATCCTGATGCAAGTGTAATGCTTATCGCAGAAAAAGGAACAATGGGAGTTGGTTCTTCTCGTATGTCGGGTGTAAACAACGTTGCACTTTGGACAGGGAAACAAGCAAGCCCTTACGTACCATTCGTAAATATCGCTCCGATTGTAGCCGGAACAAATGGTATTTCGCCAATTTTCTTAACCACTGTTGATGTAACCGGAGGTATCGGAATTGACCTACAAAACTGGGTGAAAAAAGTTGACGAAAACGGAAACCCTGTTCGTAATGAAAATGGCGACATTGTTTTGGAAGAAAAATATTCTGTTGCTACAGGAACCGTTCTTACAATCAATACCAAAGAAAAGAAATTATACAACGGAGATGTTGAATTGAAAGATATTTCAAAATCATTTACTCCTCAAAAATTAGAATTCATCAAAGCTGGTGGTTCTTACGCCATTGTTTTTGGTAAGAAAATCCAGACTTTTGCTGCAAAAACTTTAGGAATTACAGCTCCTACAGTTTTCGCTCCTTCTAAAGAAATTTCTATTGAAGGACAAGGTTTGACTGCTGTTGAAAAAATCTTCAACAGAAATGCAGTAGGTGTTACTGAAGGTAAATTATTACACGCAGGTTCAGACGTTCGTGTAGAAGTAAACATTGTTGGTTCTCAGGACACGACAGGTTTGATGACTTCTCAGGAATTGGAATCAATGGCAGCAACCGTGATTTCTCCAATCGTAGACGGAGCTTATCAGTCAGGTTGTCACACTGCTTCAGTTTGGGATAAAAAAGCGCAGGCTAATATTCCTAAATTAATGAAATTTATGAACGATTTCGGAGTGATCACAGCTCGTGACCCGAAAGGTGAATATCACGCAATGACAGACGTTATTCATAAAGTTCTTAATGATATTACGGTTGACGAATGGGCAATCATCATCGGAGGTGATTCACACACAAGAATGTCTAAAGGTGTTGCTTTCGGAGCTGACTCTGGAACTGTAGCTTTAGCTTTGGCAACTGGTGAAGCATCAATGCCGATTCCTGAATCTGTGAAAGTAACTTTCAAAGGTGATATGAAAGAGCATATGGATTTCCGTGATGTAGTTCACGCAACTCAGGCTCAGATGCTGAAGCAATTTGACGGAGAAAATGTTTTCCAAGGTAGAATTATCGAAGTTCACATTGGAACTCTTCCTGCTGACCAAGCATTTACATTTACAGACTGGACTGCAGAAATGAAAGCGAAAGCTTCAATCTGTATTTCTGAAGACGATACTTTGATTGAATCATTGGAAATTGCGAAAAGCAGAATCCAGATTATGATTAACAAAGGAATGGATAACCATAATCACGTTCTTCAAGGTCTAATTAATAAAGCAAACAAGAGAATCGAGGAAATCAGAACTGGTGATAAACCGGCGTTGACTCCAGATGCTAATGCAAAATATTACGCTGAAGTAGTTGTTGACTTAGACATTATTGTTGAACCAATGATTGCTGACCCGGATGTAAACAACGACGACGTTTCTAAAAGATATACGCACGATACCATCAGAGACCTTACTTTCTACGGTGGTGAGAAAAAAGTTGACCTTGGTTTCGTAGGTTCTTGTATGGTTCACAAAGGCGATTTGAAAATCGTTTCTCAGATGTTGAGAAATCTTGAACAGAAAAATGGTAAAGTAGAATTCAACGCACCATTGGTTGTAGCGGCTCCAACTTATAATATCATTGACGAACTAAAAGCTGAAGGTGATTGGGAATTATTAGAAAAATATTCAGGTTTTGAATTTAATGATAATGCTCCAAAAGGTGAAGCTCGTACTCAGTATGAAAATATGATGTATCTTGAGCGTCCAGGTTGTAACCTTTGTATGGGTAACCAGGAGAAAGCTGAAAAAGGAGATACTGTTTTGGCAACTTCTACAAGACTTTTCCAAGGAAGAGTTGTGGAAGATTCGGAACGTAAAAAGGGTGAATCTTTATTAGCATCGACTCCGGTAGTTGTATTGTCTGCGATTATTGGTAGAATTCCAAATATCGACGAATACAAAGCTGCGGTTGAAGGTATCGATTTAACGACTTTCGTTCCATCTATCAAAGAATTGGTTACCGTTGGTCACTAA
- a CDS encoding aconitate hydratase gives MTFDIDMIKKVYERYPERIAAARQITGKPLTLSEKILYTHLWEGNATQEYERGNSYVDFAPDRVAMQDATAQMALLQFMQAGKAKVAVPSTAHADHLIQARVGAEADLQEGINKNSEVFNFLSSVCDKYGIGFWKPGAGIIHQVVLENYAFPGGMMIGTDSHTVNAGGLGMVAIGVGGADAVDVMAGMAWELKMPKLIGVKLTGKMSGWTSAKDVILKVAGILTVKGGTGCIVEYFGEGAESLSATGKGTICNMGAEVGATTSTFGYDDSMRRYLASTGRQDVVDAADKIAEHLTGDAEVYANPEQYFDQLIEINLSELTPHLNGPFTPDLATPVSEFREKAIANGWPIEVEWALIGSCTNSSYEDLSRAASIVEDAVAKGVKPKAILGINPGSEQVKFTAERDGFLDSFRKFENTRIFTNACGPCIGQWDREGADKGEKNSIIHSFNRNFAKRADGNPNTHAFVASPEMVAAIAISGRLDFNPITDTLTAENGEQIKLNEPSGSELPPKGFAVDDNGYQAPSEDGSSVQVNVSPTSDRLQLLEEFPAWDGKNITGARVLIKAFGKCTTDHISMAGPWLKYRGHLDNISNNMLIGAVNAYNMETNHVKNELTGEYGEVPAVQRAYKAAGIPTIVVGDQNYGEGSSREHAAMEPRHLGVKAVLVKSFARIHETNLKKQGMLGITFADEADYDKVQEDDVVNFLDLDQFAPGKQLTLEFIHTDGTKDTVMANHTYNAQQIDWFKAGSALNLIKQQEN, from the coding sequence ATGACTTTCGACATTGACATGATCAAAAAAGTGTACGAGCGTTATCCTGAAAGAATTGCTGCAGCAAGACAAATTACAGGAAAACCATTGACACTTTCAGAAAAAATTCTTTACACACACTTGTGGGAAGGAAATGCAACACAAGAATACGAAAGAGGAAATTCTTACGTGGATTTCGCTCCGGACAGAGTTGCAATGCAGGATGCCACTGCGCAAATGGCACTTTTACAATTTATGCAGGCTGGAAAAGCTAAGGTAGCCGTTCCTTCAACTGCTCATGCCGATCACCTGATTCAGGCAAGAGTAGGTGCTGAAGCAGATTTACAGGAAGGAATTAATAAAAACTCTGAAGTTTTCAACTTCTTAAGTTCCGTTTGTGATAAATACGGTATCGGTTTCTGGAAACCGGGAGCCGGAATTATTCACCAGGTTGTCTTAGAAAACTACGCATTTCCGGGAGGAATGATGATCGGAACAGATTCTCACACGGTAAACGCAGGAGGTCTTGGAATGGTTGCCATTGGAGTTGGTGGTGCTGATGCGGTAGACGTAATGGCAGGAATGGCTTGGGAATTAAAAATGCCAAAATTAATCGGTGTAAAATTGACCGGAAAAATGTCTGGCTGGACTTCCGCTAAAGATGTTATTCTAAAAGTTGCCGGAATTCTTACCGTAAAAGGAGGAACAGGATGTATCGTAGAATATTTTGGAGAAGGAGCAGAATCTCTTTCAGCGACTGGTAAAGGTACAATCTGTAACATGGGTGCTGAAGTGGGTGCCACGACTTCTACTTTCGGATATGACGATTCTATGAGAAGATACCTTGCTTCTACCGGAAGACAGGACGTTGTAGATGCAGCCGACAAAATTGCTGAACATTTAACGGGTGATGCTGAAGTATATGCAAACCCTGAACAATATTTTGATCAATTAATAGAAATTAACCTTTCTGAATTGACTCCACATCTCAACGGACCTTTCACACCAGATTTAGCAACACCTGTATCTGAATTTAGAGAAAAAGCAATCGCAAATGGGTGGCCGATAGAAGTTGAATGGGCATTAATTGGTTCTTGTACCAACTCTTCGTATGAAGATTTGTCTAGAGCAGCTTCCATTGTTGAAGATGCAGTAGCAAAAGGAGTAAAACCAAAAGCAATTTTGGGAATTAATCCGGGTTCTGAGCAGGTGAAATTCACAGCAGAAAGAGATGGTTTCCTAGATTCTTTCAGAAAGTTTGAAAATACAAGAATCTTTACAAACGCTTGCGGACCTTGTATTGGGCAGTGGGACAGAGAAGGCGCTGATAAAGGCGAGAAAAACTCGATTATTCACTCTTTCAACAGAAACTTTGCGAAAAGAGCTGACGGAAACCCTAACACTCACGCATTCGTAGCTTCTCCTGAAATGGTCGCAGCTATTGCAATTTCGGGAAGATTAGATTTTAACCCAATTACGGATACGCTAACCGCTGAAAACGGAGAGCAAATAAAACTGAATGAACCAAGCGGTTCTGAATTACCACCAAAAGGATTTGCGGTAGATGATAACGGTTATCAGGCACCATCGGAAGACGGATCTAGTGTTCAGGTCAATGTAAGTCCAACTTCAGACAGACTTCAGTTACTAGAAGAATTCCCGGCTTGGGACGGCAAAAATATTACCGGTGCACGAGTTCTAATAAAAGCTTTCGGAAAATGTACCACCGACCATATTTCTATGGCAGGACCTTGGTTGAAATACAGAGGTCACCTCGATAATATTTCAAATAATATGCTGATCGGTGCAGTAAATGCCTACAACATGGAAACCAACCACGTTAAAAATGAATTAACTGGTGAGTATGGCGAAGTTCCGGCTGTACAAAGAGCTTACAAAGCTGCAGGAATTCCTACAATTGTTGTCGGAGACCAAAACTACGGTGAAGGTTCTTCCAGAGAACACGCTGCAATGGAGCCGAGACATCTTGGTGTAAAAGCAGTCTTGGTAAAATCATTTGCCAGAATTCACGAAACAAACCTTAAAAAACAGGGAATGTTGGGAATTACATTTGCGGATGAAGCTGATTACGATAAAGTTCAGGAAGATGACGTTGTAAATTTCCTAGATTTGGATCAGTTTGCTCCGGGAAAACAGTTGACTTTAGAATTCATTCACACAGACGGAACTAAAGACACTGTTATGGCAAACCACACCTATAATGCTCAACAGATTGATTGGTTTAAAGCTGGTTCTGCTTTGAATTTAATTAAACAACAGGAAAACTAA
- a CDS encoding LytR/AlgR family response regulator transcription factor, producing the protein MKKIKCIIVDDEPLAVSLLENYVEKIPFLELVFSSENPIDVLEFIQKNDADLVFLDIQMPELTGINFMKIVGNKMKYILTTAYSEYALEGYDHNIVDYLLKPISFDRFNKSVLKARERFPLAEASEVGHFFVKSSGHQHRINFDDVLYVESIKDYVNIKTESQEYIVLDTLKSLENQLPANFIRVHKSFILNLDKVKSLNSKKIIINSEQEIPIGEMYRSNFLDKLK; encoded by the coding sequence ATGAAGAAAATTAAATGCATTATTGTTGATGATGAACCATTGGCTGTTTCTCTACTCGAAAATTATGTTGAGAAAATTCCGTTTCTTGAGCTTGTTTTCTCCTCAGAAAATCCAATTGATGTTTTAGAATTTATTCAGAAAAATGATGCAGATCTTGTTTTTTTGGATATTCAAATGCCGGAATTAACGGGAATCAATTTCATGAAAATTGTTGGTAATAAAATGAAATATATTCTTACGACCGCATATTCCGAATACGCTTTGGAAGGATATGATCACAATATTGTTGATTACCTTTTAAAACCGATTTCTTTCGACCGTTTTAATAAAAGTGTTTTGAAGGCTCGGGAGCGTTTCCCTTTAGCAGAAGCTAGTGAAGTCGGTCATTTTTTCGTAAAATCTTCCGGTCACCAACATCGTATTAATTTTGACGACGTTCTGTATGTGGAAAGTATTAAAGATTATGTCAACATCAAAACCGAATCTCAGGAATACATTGTTTTAGATACTTTAAAATCGCTCGAAAATCAGCTTCCGGCAAATTTTATACGGGTTCATAAGTCTTTTATTTTAAATCTAGATAAAGTGAAAAGCTTGAATTCGAAGAAGATAATTATAAATTCTGAACAAGAAATCCCGATCGGAGAAATGTATAGATCGAATTTTTTAGATAAACTGAAATAA
- a CDS encoding sensor histidine kinase, with the protein MKKKQIIFLHLLYWLFFIYYQFRFAFVPEDSNVELQSYILSYSFLFVNLVTFYANYFILMPWVYKKQNMYAIIGGIVSIILFFSLLRYSIEEVLFPIIFGFRNYNEKTTLVYYIYDNIFFSYNAIFVATLIWLLNNALKTEREKRQLIEENKNSQLQALKTQINPHFIFNTLNNIYALVYKNSDKALPAIEELGQLLRYSTKDLEKDFITLDKEIGYLDSLIALEKLRIKNPELLNVEKKLSHPKLNISPMLLVPFVENAFKHGDFRNKGFDMKISDENKVLHFYLLNYKKEKMKDIISGIGIENVRKRLEILYPKKYELNMIETETNFTIDLKIDLKNEEN; encoded by the coding sequence ATGAAAAAAAAGCAAATCATCTTTTTGCATCTTTTATATTGGTTATTTTTTATTTATTACCAATTTAGATTTGCATTTGTACCGGAAGATTCAAATGTAGAACTTCAAAGTTATATTTTAAGTTATTCTTTTCTATTCGTTAATCTGGTAACTTTTTATGCTAATTATTTTATTTTAATGCCTTGGGTATATAAGAAGCAGAACATGTATGCAATCATTGGCGGGATTGTAAGTATAATTTTGTTTTTTAGTTTGTTACGATATTCTATCGAAGAGGTTCTTTTTCCTATTATTTTTGGTTTTAGAAATTATAATGAGAAAACAACTTTAGTTTACTATATTTATGATAATATTTTCTTCAGTTACAATGCTATTTTTGTGGCTACTTTAATTTGGTTATTGAATAATGCATTAAAAACAGAAAGAGAAAAGCGTCAGTTAATTGAAGAAAATAAAAATTCGCAACTTCAGGCCTTAAAAACCCAAATCAATCCGCATTTTATTTTTAATACTTTAAATAATATTTATGCTTTAGTCTATAAAAATTCAGATAAAGCGTTGCCCGCCATTGAAGAATTGGGACAATTATTAAGATACAGCACAAAAGATCTTGAGAAAGATTTTATTACTTTAGATAAAGAAATTGGTTATCTAGACAGTTTAATCGCTTTAGAAAAATTGAGAATTAAAAATCCTGAATTATTAAATGTTGAAAAAAAGCTGTCGCATCCAAAACTTAATATTTCGCCGATGCTTTTGGTTCCTTTCGTTGAAAACGCTTTTAAACATGGGGATTTCAGAAATAAAGGTTTTGATATGAAAATTTCAGATGAAAATAAAGTTCTGCATTTTTATCTTTTAAATTACAAAAAAGAGAAAATGAAAGATATTATTTCCGGAATCGGGATTGAAAATGTAAGAAAAAGGCTTGAAATTTTATACCCTAAAAAATACGAGCTGAATATGATCGAAACGGAAACCAATTTTACCATAGATTTAAAGATTGATTTGAAGAATGAAGAAAATTAA
- a CDS encoding DUF5694 domain-containing protein gives MKTSILIMLMTISTFLFGQKKPSEYFPDPKTKVLVVGSFHFDYPNQDAHKTEKNDQVDVLKPKTAAEVTELVNYIKKFKPTKIAIEAWPDWKANEKLKEYKDGKYRDQRDERYQLAMRIATELKINELYSIDANSVLDDFTEKFGKRDSVYFKNMLKDYDFLSDDRISKQYNTFIKNTERKNFKSLLDMFKYMNSKEYHQYEYGAYLTGDFKLREHDGADLLALYWYNRNLRMFRKIQDIPKNAEDRILVIAGNGHATVLRQLFTSSPEYEYVEFSNLDSKK, from the coding sequence ATGAAAACATCAATATTAATCATGTTAATGACAATATCAACATTTTTATTCGGACAGAAAAAACCTTCAGAATATTTTCCTGATCCTAAAACTAAAGTCTTGGTTGTCGGTTCATTTCATTTTGACTATCCCAATCAGGATGCTCATAAAACTGAAAAAAATGATCAGGTAGATGTTTTAAAACCCAAAACAGCCGCTGAAGTAACAGAACTTGTTAATTACATTAAAAAATTTAAGCCCACAAAAATCGCCATTGAAGCTTGGCCAGATTGGAAAGCCAACGAAAAATTAAAAGAATATAAAGACGGGAAATACAGAGATCAAAGAGACGAGCGTTACCAACTGGCAATGCGCATCGCAACAGAACTTAAAATTAATGAATTATACAGCATTGATGCGAATTCCGTTTTGGATGATTTTACAGAAAAATTTGGTAAGAGAGATTCAGTATATTTTAAAAATATGCTTAAAGATTATGATTTCTTAAGTGACGACCGTATTTCTAAACAATACAATACTTTTATTAAAAATACTGAGCGAAAAAACTTTAAATCTCTTCTTGACATGTTCAAATATATGAACAGCAAAGAATATCATCAATACGAATACGGAGCGTATTTGACAGGCGATTTTAAATTGAGAGAACACGACGGTGCAGATCTTCTTGCTCTATATTGGTATAACAGAAATCTTCGAATGTTCAGAAAAATACAGGACATTCCAAAAAATGCAGAAGACAGAATCTTGGTAATTGCAGGAAATGGTCATGCTACCGTTCTCAGACAGCTTTTTACCTCTTCGCCAGAATATGAATATGTTGAATTTTCAAACTTAGATTCAAAAAAATAA
- a CDS encoding TonB-dependent receptor domain-containing protein — translation MKKTFIIAVSFLYTFSFAQKQDTLQLKTIESVTIEGKKKLLLERKADRLIFNVEASVASQGMDGAETLTNVPMLKVDENLGNISITGKSSVNVMVNGRMLNLSGTNLVNYLKTIRSENIAKIEVITTPPAKYEAQGNSGLINIILKKNPNLGWSGSVNTGLNQRTYSGGNSTGTLNYQTEKLSLSLKTSYADRAKRSEENYSILGASQNYSRSVRKDMWKELTPNLNFSYKLNKNSEIGIEYIFSHQKSGMDIVNETRNVDTDLSVENLLTKTFHREKTPTHTLSAYYDLKLDSLGKKLSFAGNFFKNNSDTDVNFSTLKLSDNSVQNVNTKSIVEPQVFSLQGDLELPFSFGTIETGLKFNQFKNATDLQYFNIINDQHIPDFQRANLFEYREENYAAYFSYAKSFGEHWETKAGLRYENTQAQSFTPSTNLENKYNYGQWFPSAFVSYKKDKNVFSLSYSRRINRPSMSNLNPFRWYENPYSYSSGNPLLTPSYINNLELGYTYNSKFSASIYYLKLKNGFGQVALIDGLSQIGTYLNYYNNNFYGFNASYTDKLFKFWETSLSLNGSSTDSKVFNIEAETQKGHSISYSINNTFTINKNKTVFFFLNYSQDLPYKNVNSYFHNFSNLTSGIKVSLMEKQLQINATVTNIFAQKYRGDMYFKDNSQHFNNYWDGRSFRLNINYTLGNNKKKRSIKSISFEEKDRAQ, via the coding sequence ATGAAAAAGACATTCATCATTGCTGTTTCCTTCTTATATACTTTTTCTTTTGCTCAAAAACAAGATACTTTACAACTGAAAACTATCGAATCTGTTACGATTGAGGGAAAGAAAAAACTTCTTCTTGAAAGAAAAGCTGACAGACTTATCTTTAATGTTGAAGCTTCTGTAGCTTCACAAGGAATGGATGGCGCAGAAACATTAACCAATGTTCCGATGTTGAAAGTAGACGAGAATTTAGGAAATATATCCATTACCGGAAAAAGCAGTGTCAATGTAATGGTCAACGGAAGAATGCTGAATCTTTCAGGAACTAATCTTGTTAATTATCTGAAAACCATACGCTCGGAAAACATCGCCAAAATAGAAGTGATCACTACTCCACCCGCAAAATATGAAGCTCAGGGAAACAGCGGATTGATCAATATTATCCTTAAGAAAAACCCAAACTTGGGTTGGAGTGGCTCAGTAAATACAGGATTGAACCAAAGAACCTATTCAGGCGGAAATTCGACTGGGACATTAAATTATCAAACCGAAAAACTTAGCTTATCGTTAAAAACAAGCTATGCAGACAGAGCAAAGCGTTCAGAAGAAAACTACAGTATTCTAGGAGCTTCTCAAAATTACAGCCGTTCTGTAAGAAAAGATATGTGGAAAGAATTAACGCCTAACCTAAACTTTTCGTACAAGCTCAATAAAAACTCCGAAATCGGAATAGAATATATTTTTTCTCATCAGAAATCCGGGATGGATATTGTAAACGAAACACGAAATGTAGACACCGATTTATCTGTAGAAAATCTTTTAACAAAAACTTTTCACCGTGAAAAAACTCCAACTCATACTTTGAGTGCTTATTATGATCTGAAATTAGATTCTCTCGGAAAAAAATTGAGTTTTGCAGGAAACTTTTTTAAAAATAATTCTGATACAGACGTTAACTTTTCAACATTGAAATTGAGTGACAATTCAGTTCAAAACGTTAATACAAAATCAATTGTTGAGCCACAGGTTTTTTCTTTGCAGGGAGATCTGGAACTTCCATTTTCTTTTGGTACCATTGAGACCGGACTTAAATTTAATCAGTTTAAAAATGCTACCGATCTGCAATATTTTAATATCATCAACGATCAGCATATTCCAGATTTCCAAAGAGCCAATTTATTTGAATATCGTGAAGAAAACTACGCTGCTTATTTTAGTTATGCCAAAAGTTTTGGGGAACACTGGGAAACCAAAGCTGGGCTTCGTTATGAAAATACTCAGGCGCAAAGCTTTACTCCGTCAACAAACTTAGAAAACAAATACAATTACGGACAGTGGTTTCCATCGGCTTTTGTTTCTTATAAAAAAGATAAAAATGTCTTCAGCCTTTCTTATTCAAGAAGAATCAACCGACCGAGTATGAGCAATCTTAATCCTTTCAGGTGGTATGAAAATCCTTACTCCTATTCTTCAGGAAACCCTTTGTTGACTCCTTCATATATTAATAACCTGGAATTGGGATATACTTACAACAGTAAATTTTCTGCAAGTATTTATTATTTGAAACTTAAAAATGGTTTCGGGCAAGTTGCTTTAATCGATGGACTTTCACAGATTGGGACTTATCTTAATTATTACAACAATAATTTTTACGGTTTTAATGCTTCTTATACAGATAAATTGTTCAAATTTTGGGAAACAAGTCTTTCACTGAACGGATCTTCTACCGATTCGAAAGTATTTAATATCGAAGCTGAAACTCAGAAAGGGCATTCGATTAGTTATTCGATCAATAATACATTCACCATCAATAAAAACAAAACAGTTTTCTTTTTTCTAAATTATAGTCAGGATTTACCTTATAAAAATGTCAATTCCTATTTTCATAATTTTTCTAATCTTACCTCCGGAATAAAAGTTTCATTAATGGAAAAACAGTTACAGATTAATGCAACCGTCACTAATATTTTTGCTCAGAAATATCGTGGTGATATGTATTTCAAAGATAACAGCCAACATTTTAATAATTATTGGGACGGAAGAAGTTTCCGTTTAAACATCAACTACACATTAGGAAACAACAAAAAGAAAAGGAGTATAAAAAGCATTAGTTTTGAGGAAAAAGACAGAGCACAATAA